ttagtcatttagcagacgctcttatccagagcgacttacaggagcaattagggttaagtgccttgctcaagggcacatttacgtcatttagcagacgttcttatccagagcgactacaaattggtgcattcaccctatagccagtgggataaccactttacaattatactatttatttatttataagtgaaatgcttacttataagcccttaaccaacagtgcagtttttttatttttataagacaagtcaaataaaacaacaacaaaaaagtgttgagagagaaaaaataaaataacattagggaggctatatatacaggggggtaccggtgcagagtcaatgtgcgggggcaccggctagttgacgtagttgaggtaaaatgtacatgtgggtagagttaaagtgaataaattacaaataacacgggaaaacacacataatagtacaactGGTTAGAGGTTTCCCTTCATTTAGTTTAGTGTGTCTACCATAGAAATAAAATGAATAGATCCTCTTTCTATGTTGTCTTCCTACCTTAGGCCCTCTATCCGGTTTATCCAGAGACTGGGATTCTTAAGGGAAAAAGAAACATCCACATTTAAAAAATCTGAATAGACTACCGGTACTTCTTCAGTGTCTTATCAACCCCAATACATCAGACAGCATTGAACTGCCTAGCGTAACAAATGGCTTTTTCAAAAAGTGATGTAtatgaaacccccacctctttaaggaatacctgggataggataaagtaatccttctaccccccccccctaaaaaaataaatatatataaaaaaaattgtaaagtggttatcccactggttataaggtgaatgcaccaatttgtaagtggctctggataagagcgtctgctaaatgactaaaatgtaaatgtaaactagtAACTACAGGACAATAACCGAAAAGGGGAAAAGTACCTTGTTTTTGCACTGCTAGGAGATTTTGTGTGATCATAGCGAAGAGGACTCTGAAAGAGCAAAACACACAAGGCTAACATTAGCATACTGAAACAGTTTCCGTTTCAGCCATCTCAAATTTGTTTAGCAAAAAGAAGCCTGCTCATCAACTTCAGTAACTTCTTTTTGAAACATCAGTACACATCTGAGCCAACACATGCCACAGGTGACAGCATATTAAGTGGCTGTATTAGAGGTCCAGAGAGCCTGTATTaaaggctgtgtagaggggatgtattagaggatgTATTaaaggctgtgtagaggggatgtattagaggctgtgtagaggggatgtattagaggctgtgtagagggggatgtattagaggctgtgtagaggggatgtattagaggctgtgtagaggggatgtattagaggctgtgtagagggcatgtattagaggctgtgtagaggggatgtattagaggctgtgtagaggggatgtattagagacTGTATTAGAgtctgtgtagaggggatgtattagaggctgtgtagaggggatgtattagaggctgtgtagaggggatgtattagaggctgtgtagaggggatgtattagaggctgtgtagaggggatgtagaggatgtattagaggatgtgtagaggggatgtattagaggctgtgtagaggggatgtattagagaaTGTATTAAAGGCTGTGTAGagggggatgtattagaggctgtgtagaggggatgtattagaggctgtgtagaggggatgtattagaggatgtgtagaggggatgtattagaggctgtgtagaggggatgtattagaggctgtgtagaggggatgtattagaggctgtattagagtctgtgtagaggggatgtattagaggctgtgtagaggggatgtattagaggatgtatagaggggatgtattagaggctgtgtagaggggatgtattagaggctgtattagaggctgtgtagaggggatgtattagaggctgtgtagaggggatgtattagaggatgtatagaggggatgtattagaggctgtgtagaggggatgtattagagcctgtgtagaggggatgtatttgaggctgtgtagaggggatgtattagaggctctctagaggggatgtattagaggctgtgtagaggggatgtattagaggctgtgtagaggggatgtattagaggctctattagaggggatgtattagagcctgtgtagaggggatgtattagaggctgtgtagaggggatgtattagaggctgtgtagagggacTGTATTAGaggatgtgtagaggggatgtattagaggctgtattagaggggatgtattagaggctgtgtagaggggatgtattagaggctgtgtagaggggatgtattagaggctgtgtagaggggatgtattagaggctgtgtagaggggatgtattagaggctgtgtagaggggatgtattagaggctgtctagagggggatgtattagaggctgtctagaggggatgtattagaggctgtgtagaggggatgtattagaggctctattagaggggatgtattagagcctgtgtagaggggatgtattagaggatgtgtagaggggatgtattagaggctgtgtagagggacTGTATTAGaggatgtgtagaggggatgtattagaggctgtattagaggggatgtattagagtctgtgtagaggggatgtattagaggctgtattagaggggatgtattagaggctgtgtagaggggatgtattagaggctgtgtagaggggatgtattagaggctgtgtagaggggatgtattagaggctgtattagaggctgtgtagaggggctgtattagaggctgtctagaggggatgtattagaggctgtattagaggctgtgtagaggggatgtattagaggctgtctagaggggatgtattagaggctgtattagaggggatgtattagaggctgtgtagaggggatgtattagaggctgtgtagaggggatgtattagaggctgtgtagaggggatgtattagaggctgtgtagaggggatatATTAGAGGCTGtctagaggggatgtattagaggctgtgtagaggggatgtattagaggctgtctagaggggatgtattagaggctgtgtagaggggatatattagaggatgtgtagaggggatgtattagaggctgtctagaggggatgtattagagcctgtgtacatttaaattttagtcatttagcagacgctcttatccagagcgacttacagagagCCTGTCTTagattatgtgtgtgttgggggtggggggtaaACAGGGTGGGGGGTAAACAGGGTGGGGGtaatcagggtgtgtgtgtgttggggtggggggtaaacagggtgtgtgtgtgttattgtgagagtgtctgtgtgtggctcTTTGATGGAGAAGCTGTCCACTCCCTGCAGTGTGTCCCCTCACCGTGGCTCTTTAACAGAGAAGCTGTCCACTCCCAGTACAGCCCCCAGTGGGTCGTCAGCACAGTGCACTAGGTGTTGCTGCTTCATGTCATAAAGCTGCTTCTTCATGATGTACTGCCCCAGGTAGAATATCACCTGACAATAGACAgcacaggggtcagaggtcaacaCCACAGCATAAcacacaagaggagagagagcgtaacaggggtgctgccagaggtcaagaggagagagagcgtaacaggggtgctgccagaggtcaagaggagagagagcgtaacaggggtgctgccagaggtcaagaggagagagagcgtaacaggggtgctgccagaggtcaagaggagagagagcgtaacaggggtgctgccagaggtcaagaggagagagagcgtaacaggggtgctgccagaggtcaagaggagagagagcgtaacaggggtgctgccagaggtcaagaggagagagagcgtaacaggggtgctgccagaggtcaagaggagagagagcgtaacaggggtgctgccagaggtcaagaggagagagagcgtaacaggggtgctgccagaggtcaagaggagagagagcgtaacaggggtgctgccagaggtcaagaggagagagagcgtaacaggggtgctgccagaggtcaagaggagagagagcgtaacaggggtgctgccagaggtcaagaggagagagagcgtaacaggggtgctgccagaggtcaagaggagagagagcgtaacaggggtgctgccagaggtcaagaggagagagagcgtaacaggggtgctgccagaggtcaagagTAGAAGTCTGGGAATGTCTCAGGATAAGACCGCACCATGAATAGTTCTGTCCCAGTCCAGTTGATACCAGACAGTTCTGTCTCAGTCTAGTTGATACACCTCATCCCATACTGATCCAGGCAGTTCTGTCCCAGTCTAGTTGATACCCTCcctccatatactgatccaggCAGTTCTGTCTCAGTCTAGTCGTTACTCCCCATATACTGATCCAGACAGTTCTGTCCCAGTCTAGTTGATACACCTCATCCCATACTGATCCAGACAGTTCTGTCCCAGTCTAGTTGATACCCTCcctccatatactgatccagacagttctgtctcagtctagtcgttactctccatatactgatccagacAGTTCTGTCTCAGTCTAGTTGATACACCTCATCCCATACTGATCCAGACAGTTCTGTCCCAGTCTAGTTGATACCCTCcctccatatactgatccagacagttctgtcccagtctagtcgataccctccctccatatactgatccaggCAGTTCTGTCCCAGTCTAGTCGTTACtctccatatactgatccagacagttctgtctcagtctagtcgttactctccatatactgatccaggCAGTTCTGTCCCAGTCTAGTCGTTACtctccatatactgatccagacAGTTCTGTCTCAGTCTAGTTGATACACCTCATCCCATACTGATCCAGGCAGTTCTGTCCCAGTCTAGTCGATACCCTCtctccatatactgatccaggcagttctgtctcagtctagtcgttactctccatatactgatccagCCAGTTCTGTCCCAGTCTAGTCGATACACCTCATCCAATACTGATCCAGCCAGTTCTGTCCCAGTCTAGTTGATACCCTCcctccatatactgatccaggCAGTTCTGTCTCAGTCTAGTCGTTACTCCCCATATACTGATCCAGACAGTTCTGTCTCAGTCTAGTTGATACACCTCATCCCATACTGATCCAGGCAGTTCTGTCCCAGTCTAGTTGATACCCTCcctccatatactgatccaggcagttctgtctcagtctagtcgttactctccatatactgatccagacAGTTCTGTCTCAGTCTAGTCGTTACTCCCCCATATACTGATCCAGCCAGTTCTGTCTCAGTCTAGTTGATACACCTCATCCCATACTGATCCAGCCAGTTCTGTCCCAGTCTAGTTGATACCCTCcctccatatactgatccaggcagttctgtctcagtctagtcgttactctccatatactgatccagacagttctgtctcagtctagtcgttactctccatatactgatccagCCAGTTCTGTCCCAGTCTAGTCGATACACCTCATCCCATACTGATCCAGGCAGTTCTGTCTCAGTCTAGTTGATACCCTCtctccatatactgatccaggcagttctgtctcagtctagtcgttactctccatatactgatccaggcagttctgtctcagtctagtcgttactctccatatactgatccagacAGTTCTGTCTCAGTCTAGTTGATACACCTCATCCCATACTGATCCAGACAGTTCTGTCCCAGTCTAGTTGATACCCTCcctccatatactgatccaggCAGTTCTGTCCCAGTCTAGTCGTTACtctccatatactgatccagacAGTTCTGTCCCAGTCTAGTTGATACACCTCATCCCATACTGATCCAGACAGTTCTGTCCCAGTCTAGTTGATACCCTCcctccatatactgatccaggcagttctgtctcagtctagtcgttactctccatatactgatccagacAGTTCTGTCCCAGTCTAGTCGTTACtctccatatactgatccagacAGTTCTGTCTCAGTCTAGTCGTTACTCtctccatatactgatccagacAGTTCTGTCCCAGTCTAGTCGATACACCTCATCCCATACTGATCCAGGCAGTTCTGTCTCAGTCTAGTTGATACCCTCtctccatatactgatccaggcagttctgtctcagtctagtcgatactctccatatactgatccagacAGTTCTGTCCCAGTCTAGTCGATACACCTCATCCCATACTGATCCAGACAACAGAATAAGAGT
This is a stretch of genomic DNA from Coregonus clupeaformis isolate EN_2021a unplaced genomic scaffold, ASM2061545v1 scaf0856, whole genome shotgun sequence. It encodes these proteins:
- the LOC121559808 gene encoding E3 ubiquitin-protein ligase Mdm2-like, coding for MASSLVKDRMAENCERMSEWHRTGSQINTLDNEKLVRPKEKLHILLQQAGADKDVFTMKEVIFYLGQYIMKKQLYDMKQQHLVHCADDPLGAVLGVDSFSVKEPRVLFAMITQNLLAVQKQESQSLDKPDRGPKVGRQHRKRIYSFYFY